Proteins found in one Herbiconiux sp. A18JL235 genomic segment:
- a CDS encoding histidine phosphatase family protein, which produces MRLLLIRHGQTIDNVKGELGTIVPGPGLTALGRRQAEAIPTALSAERLDAIAVSTMLRTQETAAALASARGLTPRVLDGLREIDAGDLEGRSDHEAVTTYQHTLYAWWTDFGARIPGGESGTEFVERYDAAIAALFDEHPHGTVAVVSHGAAIRTWAAWNSVNVDAEFSRTHGLENTGVVVLEGGPATGWRALSWQQTPLGGTALDDAAAPDPTGEPVA; this is translated from the coding sequence ATGCGACTCCTCCTCATCCGCCACGGCCAGACCATCGACAACGTCAAGGGCGAACTCGGCACCATCGTGCCGGGGCCGGGGCTCACCGCCCTCGGGCGCCGGCAGGCCGAGGCCATACCCACGGCGCTGTCGGCCGAGCGGCTCGACGCGATCGCCGTCTCGACGATGCTCCGCACGCAGGAGACCGCTGCAGCGCTCGCGTCCGCTCGCGGCCTGACCCCCCGCGTGCTCGACGGCCTCCGCGAGATCGACGCGGGCGACCTCGAGGGCCGGTCGGACCACGAGGCGGTCACCACCTACCAGCACACGCTCTACGCCTGGTGGACCGACTTCGGCGCGCGCATCCCCGGCGGCGAGAGCGGCACGGAGTTCGTGGAGAGGTACGACGCGGCGATCGCGGCGCTGTTCGACGAGCATCCGCACGGCACGGTCGCCGTGGTCAGCCACGGCGCCGCCATCCGCACCTGGGCGGCCTGGAACTCCGTCAACGTCGACGCCGAGTTCAGCCGCACCCACGGTCTCGAGAACACCGGCGTCGTCGTGCTGGAGGGCGGGCCCGCTACGGGCTGGCGGGCGCTCTCGTGGCAGCAGACCCCGCTCGGCGGCACGGCCCTCGACGATGCGGCAGCGCCCGATCCGACCGGCGAGCCCGTCGCCTGA
- a CDS encoding inositol monophosphatase, producing MTQNHTADADLDLALRLADLADGISRSRFRAFDLHVVAKPDRTPVTDADRAVEEALRALLAEERPHDGLLGEEFGERAGDEGASTRQWIIDPIDGTANYMRGVPVWATLIALAVDGAPVVGVVSAPALGRRWWAAKGLGAFTTDALDDRTDAPVRLRASGISELADASISYNSLKGWDEAGRLDELTALSRAVWRTRAYGEMWSYMMVAEGQLEVAAEFDLQPYDMAALVPIVEEAGGRFSSVDGVPGVWAGSALASNGLLHDAVLGIVAQSSN from the coding sequence GTGACCCAGAACCACACGGCCGACGCCGATCTCGATCTCGCCCTCCGCCTCGCCGACCTCGCCGACGGCATCTCCCGCTCGCGCTTCCGAGCCTTCGACCTTCACGTCGTGGCCAAGCCCGACCGCACGCCCGTCACCGACGCCGACCGGGCGGTGGAGGAGGCACTCCGGGCCCTCCTCGCCGAGGAGCGCCCGCACGACGGGCTGCTCGGCGAGGAGTTCGGCGAGCGGGCGGGCGACGAGGGCGCGTCGACCAGGCAGTGGATCATCGACCCCATCGACGGCACCGCGAACTACATGCGCGGCGTGCCCGTGTGGGCGACCCTCATCGCACTCGCGGTCGACGGCGCGCCCGTGGTCGGCGTCGTGAGCGCGCCCGCGCTCGGCCGCCGCTGGTGGGCGGCGAAGGGCCTCGGCGCGTTCACCACCGATGCCCTCGACGACCGCACAGATGCGCCGGTGCGGCTGCGCGCATCCGGCATCTCCGAGCTCGCCGACGCCTCGATCAGCTACAACAGCCTCAAGGGATGGGACGAGGCGGGCCGGCTCGACGAGCTCACCGCCCTCTCACGAGCGGTCTGGCGCACCAGGGCGTACGGTGAGATGTGGTCGTACATGATGGTGGCCGAGGGGCAACTCGAGGTCGCCGCCGAGTTCGATCTGCAGCCCTACGACATGGCTGCACTGGTGCCCATCGTCGAGGAGGCCGGGGGCCGGTTCAGCTCCGTCGACGGGGTGCCCGGTGTATGGGCCGGCAGCGCGCTCGCGAGCAACGGTCTGCTTCACGACGCGGTACTCGGGATCGTGGCACAGTCGTCGAATTGA
- a CDS encoding MFS transporter, producing MSMNPVRSRAIRTSATLLSGPVELLDFLVPLWAGAMLGLGAPVIGWLVAAELVVSVLVRPLAGYLADTRPRSRVAAVGAFVFSLSCLIYAGASTPAMAFVAAVLGGIAGPLFWISLRAIAAEYLADNSGTFAGLMSAEALGSWIFWGPAMVLLGAFGYSAVFIGLAVAAVAAGARLMLTPKEPLVVRAELVGGIREHVRRLAPLMTIGGFVTAAEAGVGLALLLQLQAAGLEVWQIALVYLPGGIALTVLPRPLHAVVERWGRKPAYVAASLATAVSTAALAFSPPVILIAALWIIMSASLAVLYPLQKTLVSEASGDRVARGMSLQANADTIGAAVGVVAVGAIVADGRWAPAFIACAIIILCGAALAPWVIDRTGQEYRKEAARG from the coding sequence ATGTCGATGAACCCCGTGCGCAGCCGAGCGATAAGGACATCGGCGACGCTGCTGAGTGGGCCTGTCGAACTGCTCGACTTTCTCGTTCCGCTGTGGGCGGGAGCGATGCTTGGGCTCGGAGCCCCTGTGATCGGATGGCTGGTGGCCGCAGAGCTTGTCGTGTCGGTGCTCGTGCGACCTCTCGCCGGCTATCTTGCTGATACACGACCGCGGTCCCGGGTTGCGGCGGTCGGAGCCTTCGTCTTCAGCCTCAGTTGCTTGATCTACGCAGGAGCGAGTACACCCGCAATGGCGTTCGTTGCGGCAGTCCTCGGCGGGATCGCAGGCCCGCTGTTCTGGATCTCCCTACGCGCGATTGCCGCCGAGTATCTCGCAGACAACTCGGGAACGTTCGCGGGACTCATGTCCGCAGAGGCTCTCGGATCATGGATCTTCTGGGGGCCAGCGATGGTCCTTCTCGGGGCCTTCGGATACTCGGCAGTCTTCATCGGACTCGCCGTTGCGGCGGTCGCCGCCGGCGCACGCTTGATGCTCACCCCCAAGGAACCGCTCGTCGTGCGAGCGGAGCTCGTCGGCGGAATCCGTGAACATGTCCGCCGACTCGCACCTTTGATGACGATCGGAGGCTTCGTCACTGCAGCCGAGGCTGGTGTGGGGCTGGCGCTTCTGCTGCAGCTGCAAGCTGCTGGTCTTGAGGTCTGGCAAATCGCTCTGGTCTACCTGCCAGGCGGTATCGCGCTCACCGTTCTTCCGCGCCCCCTTCACGCTGTCGTTGAGCGATGGGGTCGTAAACCCGCCTACGTCGCTGCTTCTCTCGCGACTGCTGTGAGCACGGCTGCGCTGGCCTTCTCGCCGCCGGTGATCCTCATAGCCGCACTGTGGATCATCATGTCCGCCTCACTCGCGGTCCTCTACCCGCTGCAGAAGACCCTCGTCTCGGAGGCAAGCGGCGACCGGGTCGCCCGCGGGATGAGCCTGCAGGCGAACGCGGACACGATCGGTGCGGCAGTCGGAGTGGTCGCTGTGGGCGCCATCGTCGCCGACGGCCGGTGGGCACCCGCATTCATCGCCTGTGCCATCATCATCTTGTGCGGCGCGGCCCTAGCTCCCTGGGTCATTGATCGCACCGGCCAGGAGTACCGAAAAGAGGCAGCGAGGGGCTGA
- the rsgA gene encoding ribosome small subunit-dependent GTPase A: MSWWNDGTDDEDDDDFDESMVRVRPNPKGNRPRTKTRPDHKDAVPGRIMTVDRGRFAVLVGQDTDDEHEITASRARELGRTPIVTGDWVDLVGDTTGEAGTLARVVRVHERSTLLRRSADDSDAVERVIVANADQMLIVVAAANPEPRARLIDRYLVAAFDAGIEPVLCVTKTDLADPAALLAEFACLDIRVVTLSRDDVPVDELTELLVGRTTVTVGHSGVGKSTLVNALVPDARRATGVVNTVTGRGRHTSSSTVCLRLHAPDGRTGWIIDTPGVRSFGLGHVDPENILRSFAATAHVPEGDPPGGIPLAEAHDWEIVDRVQAGELGEGGKARLESLQKLLESTA; this comes from the coding sequence ATGAGCTGGTGGAACGACGGCACCGACGACGAAGACGACGACGACTTCGACGAGTCGATGGTGCGCGTGCGCCCCAACCCCAAGGGCAACCGGCCGCGCACCAAGACCCGGCCCGACCATAAAGACGCGGTGCCCGGCCGCATCATGACCGTCGACCGCGGGCGCTTCGCGGTGCTGGTGGGGCAGGACACCGACGACGAGCACGAGATCACCGCCTCGCGCGCCCGCGAGCTCGGTCGCACCCCCATCGTCACGGGCGACTGGGTCGACCTGGTCGGCGACACCACCGGCGAGGCGGGAACCCTCGCCCGGGTCGTAAGGGTTCACGAGCGCAGCACGCTGCTCCGTCGCAGCGCCGACGACTCCGACGCGGTGGAGCGGGTGATCGTGGCGAACGCCGACCAGATGCTCATCGTCGTCGCCGCCGCCAACCCCGAGCCGCGCGCCCGTCTCATCGACCGCTACCTGGTCGCCGCGTTCGACGCGGGAATCGAGCCGGTGCTCTGCGTCACCAAGACCGACCTCGCCGACCCTGCAGCCCTCCTCGCCGAGTTCGCCTGCCTCGACATCCGGGTTGTCACACTCTCCCGCGACGACGTTCCCGTCGACGAGCTCACCGAGCTGCTCGTGGGGCGCACGACGGTGACGGTGGGGCACTCCGGTGTGGGCAAGTCGACCCTGGTCAACGCGTTGGTTCCGGATGCACGGCGCGCGACGGGCGTGGTCAACACCGTCACCGGTCGCGGCCGGCACACCTCCTCCTCCACCGTGTGCCTGCGGCTGCACGCGCCCGACGGCCGCACCGGCTGGATCATCGACACCCCCGGGGTGCGCTCCTTCGGTCTCGGACACGTCGACCCCGAGAACATCCTGCGCTCCTTCGCGGCCACAGCGCACGTGCCGGAGGGCGACCCGCCGGGCGGCATCCCGCTCGCCGAGGCCCACGACTGGGAGATCGTCGACCGCGTGCAGGCGGGAGAGCTCGGCGAGGGCGGCAAGGCACGGCTCGAGTCGCTGCAGAAGCTGCTCGAGAGCACCGCCTGA
- a CDS encoding cell wall-binding repeat-containing protein yields the protein MSAFVALLVVVAGGLVAAPAASADSGGDVVDSALRPTVTRIAGADRYELAARLALETAPAGARTVYVASGANYPDALSAGPAAVHRGAPLLLVQPTAFPAVARSALVALAPTSVIVVGGPLSVSDAVLAEISAAVPRAGVARVSGADRYEGSRAVIRDAFPGGASVAFVATGRSFPDALSAGAAAGTSDLPVLLVDGALPGVDIPTESFLGSLRTTTAVLVGGTSSVSAEAEFALKLTRDVQRIDGVDRYRVSQALNARVLQDFSRVYLVTGENFPDALAGGVLAGTRHNPLFVVPGTCVPRGVLSQLDANGTSQVVLLGGTASLSADVAALTPCAW from the coding sequence GTGTCGGCCTTCGTCGCCCTGCTGGTGGTCGTAGCCGGAGGGCTGGTCGCAGCACCGGCCGCATCGGCCGACTCGGGCGGTGACGTGGTCGACTCGGCGCTGCGACCCACGGTGACCCGCATCGCAGGGGCCGATCGCTACGAGCTCGCCGCCCGCCTCGCCCTCGAGACCGCGCCCGCAGGGGCCCGCACCGTCTACGTCGCGTCGGGGGCGAACTACCCCGACGCGTTGAGCGCCGGCCCGGCCGCCGTGCACCGCGGCGCGCCCCTGCTTCTCGTCCAGCCCACTGCGTTCCCCGCCGTGGCGCGCTCGGCGCTCGTGGCCCTCGCGCCGACGAGCGTGATCGTCGTCGGCGGGCCGCTCTCGGTGAGCGACGCGGTGCTGGCCGAGATCTCCGCTGCGGTGCCGCGGGCCGGCGTGGCGCGGGTGTCGGGCGCCGACCGATACGAGGGCAGCCGCGCGGTCATTCGCGACGCCTTCCCCGGGGGAGCGTCCGTGGCCTTCGTGGCCACGGGCCGGTCGTTCCCCGATGCGCTCTCGGCAGGCGCCGCCGCCGGCACCTCCGATCTGCCGGTGCTGCTCGTCGACGGAGCCCTGCCCGGCGTCGACATCCCGACCGAGAGCTTCCTCGGCAGCCTCCGCACCACGACCGCGGTGCTGGTGGGCGGCACATCGTCGGTCTCGGCCGAGGCGGAGTTCGCTCTGAAGCTGACCCGCGACGTGCAGCGCATCGACGGGGTCGATCGCTACCGGGTGTCCCAGGCGCTGAACGCGCGCGTGCTGCAGGACTTCAGCCGCGTCTACCTGGTGACGGGCGAGAACTTCCCCGATGCCCTGGCGGGGGGAGTGCTCGCCGGAACGCGGCACAATCCTCTGTTCGTGGTGCCCGGCACCTGCGTGCCGAGGGGCGTGCTCTCCCAGCTCGACGCCAACGGCACGAGCCAGGTCGTGCTCCTCGGCGGCACGGCGTCCCTCAGCGCCGACGTCGCAGCGCTCACACCCTGCGCGTGGTGA
- the aroA gene encoding 3-phosphoshikimate 1-carboxyvinyltransferase has translation MPVQRYSAPQFNPYGDDAPVEREEHWAAPRATAPLDAVVSLPGSKSLTNRELVLSALAAEPSVLRSPLHSRDSELMVEALRSLGTTVEALPCAGPFGPDLAVSPAAELLGSTTIDCGLAGTVMRFLPPVAALALGPTTFDGDEGARRRPMATTISSLRALGVDIGDDRRAALPFTVHGTGRVTGGSLTIDASASSQFVSGLLLSAARFDEGLELRHEGARLPSQPHIDMTLAAVRARGVEATSTGEGGWSVAPGVIAGAEVAIEPDLSNAAPFLAAALVTGGSVTITGWPESTTQVGADLAELLPLFGATVTRDGDRLTVTGSPDGIRGVSLDLSTGGELAPPLVALAALANEPSEITGIGHIRHHETDRLAALATEINNLGGEVTELPDGLAIAPRPLHGGLWSSYADHRMATAGAIIGLAVDGVLIEDIATTSKTLPQFPELWHGMIAGRAAAGA, from the coding sequence ATGCCTGTTCAGAGATATTCCGCGCCGCAGTTCAACCCCTACGGCGACGACGCGCCGGTGGAGCGCGAGGAGCACTGGGCCGCGCCGCGGGCGACGGCCCCGCTCGACGCCGTCGTGTCGTTGCCCGGCTCGAAGTCGCTGACCAACCGCGAGCTCGTGCTCTCGGCCCTCGCCGCCGAGCCCTCGGTGCTGCGCTCGCCCCTGCACTCGCGCGACTCCGAGCTCATGGTGGAGGCATTGCGCTCGCTCGGCACCACCGTGGAGGCCCTCCCCTGTGCGGGACCTTTCGGCCCCGACCTCGCCGTCAGCCCCGCCGCAGAACTCCTCGGCAGCACCACGATCGACTGCGGCCTCGCCGGCACCGTCATGCGCTTCCTCCCCCCGGTCGCCGCGCTGGCGCTCGGCCCCACCACCTTCGACGGCGACGAGGGGGCGCGCCGCCGCCCGATGGCGACCACCATCAGCTCGCTCCGCGCCCTCGGCGTCGACATCGGCGACGACCGGCGCGCCGCGCTCCCGTTCACGGTGCACGGCACCGGGCGCGTGACCGGCGGGTCGCTCACCATCGACGCCTCCGCCTCGAGCCAGTTCGTCAGCGGGCTGCTGCTGAGCGCCGCACGCTTCGACGAAGGGCTCGAGCTTCGGCATGAGGGCGCCCGCCTGCCGAGCCAGCCGCACATCGATATGACCCTGGCCGCCGTGAGAGCCCGCGGTGTCGAGGCCACGAGCACCGGCGAGGGCGGCTGGTCGGTCGCGCCCGGCGTCATCGCCGGCGCCGAGGTGGCGATCGAGCCCGACCTCTCGAACGCCGCTCCCTTCCTCGCGGCAGCCCTCGTCACGGGCGGTAGCGTCACCATCACGGGGTGGCCCGAGTCGACCACCCAGGTCGGCGCCGATCTCGCCGAACTCCTCCCCCTGTTCGGCGCCACCGTCACGCGCGACGGCGACAGGCTCACCGTCACCGGCAGCCCCGACGGCATCAGGGGCGTCTCCCTCGATCTCAGCACCGGCGGCGAGCTCGCACCGCCGCTGGTGGCCCTCGCCGCGCTCGCGAACGAGCCGAGCGAGATCACCGGCATCGGCCACATCCGTCATCACGAGACCGATCGGCTCGCCGCGCTCGCCACCGAGATCAACAACCTCGGCGGCGAGGTCACCGAACTTCCCGACGGTCTCGCCATCGCCCCCCGCCCGCTGCACGGCGGACTCTGGTCGAGCTACGCCGACCACCGCATGGCGACGGCGGGCGCGATCATCGGGCTCGCGGTCGACGGCGTGCTGATCGAAGACATCGCCACCACCTCGAAGACCCTGCCGCAGTTCCCCGAGCTCTGGCACGGCATGATCGCCGGTCGCGCAGCGGCGGGCGCATGA
- a CDS encoding zf-HC2 domain-containing protein gives MNDCGCDKARAELEEYLRNEICRTDADDIRAHLESCEGCQSELHIGIVLTQTVQRACKETAPEELRDQLLARLRTLQTH, from the coding sequence ATGAACGACTGCGGCTGCGACAAGGCCAGGGCGGAGCTCGAGGAGTATCTGCGCAACGAGATCTGCCGAACGGATGCCGACGACATCCGCGCCCATCTCGAGAGTTGCGAGGGGTGCCAGTCGGAGCTCCACATCGGCATCGTGCTCACCCAGACGGTGCAGCGCGCGTGCAAGGAGACGGCACCCGAGGAGCTGCGCGATCAGCTGCTGGCACGCCTCCGCACGCTGCAGACCCACTGA
- a CDS encoding septum formation family protein translates to MTISAPTRITLGVAAALALGLTFSGCTALFPSSAPPATDSSTGEEIEQTDTDVFTLAVGDCMNDTSSTEVTEVPIVDCADEHDFEVYYDFQLDGTDYPGDEAVDTDANAGCLEAFDGFVGISYDESQYDYTYFTPTEGSWTDGDDRLVSCLIGDANGKLTGSLKGVAQ, encoded by the coding sequence ATGACGATCTCAGCCCCCACCCGCATCACCCTCGGAGTCGCCGCAGCACTCGCCCTCGGGCTGACCTTCTCGGGGTGCACCGCGCTGTTCCCGAGCTCGGCCCCGCCCGCCACCGACTCGTCGACGGGTGAGGAGATCGAGCAGACCGACACCGACGTGTTCACCCTCGCCGTCGGCGACTGCATGAACGACACCTCCTCCACCGAGGTCACCGAGGTGCCGATCGTCGACTGCGCCGACGAGCACGACTTCGAGGTGTACTACGACTTCCAGCTCGATGGCACCGACTACCCGGGCGACGAGGCCGTCGACACCGACGCCAACGCCGGGTGCCTCGAGGCCTTCGACGGCTTCGTCGGCATCTCGTACGACGAGTCGCAGTACGACTACACCTACTTCACCCCCACCGAGGGCTCGTGGACCGATGGCGACGACCGCCTTGTCTCGTGCCTCATCGGTGACGCGAACGGCAAGCTCACGGGTTCGCTGAAGGGCGTCGCGCAGTAA
- a CDS encoding sigma-70 family RNA polymerase sigma factor, with protein sequence MSTPSTAPEGDEATPAPADPRALFEEQAIPFLDQLYGAALRMTRNPADAQDLVQETFVKAYAAFGQFEQGTNLKAWLYRILTNTFINTYRKKQRDPYQGSTSEMEDWQLGSAESATAMSSRSAEAEAIDHLPDSDVKEALQSIPEDFRLAVYLADVEGFSYQEIADIMKTPVGTVMSRLHRGRRLLRGLLTDYARERGLAVAQATGTGSKK encoded by the coding sequence ATGAGCACTCCCAGCACCGCACCAGAAGGCGACGAGGCGACGCCGGCACCCGCCGACCCCCGCGCGCTCTTCGAAGAGCAGGCCATCCCCTTCCTCGACCAGCTGTACGGCGCGGCGCTGCGTATGACGCGCAACCCCGCCGACGCCCAAGACCTGGTGCAGGAGACGTTCGTCAAGGCCTACGCCGCGTTCGGTCAGTTCGAGCAGGGCACGAACCTCAAGGCGTGGCTGTACCGCATCCTCACCAATACCTTCATCAACACCTACCGCAAGAAGCAGCGCGACCCCTACCAGGGCTCGACGAGCGAGATGGAGGACTGGCAGCTCGGTTCGGCCGAGTCGGCGACGGCGATGTCGAGTCGCTCCGCCGAGGCGGAGGCCATCGACCACCTCCCCGACAGCGACGTGAAAGAGGCGTTGCAGTCGATTCCCGAAGACTTCCGTCTGGCCGTGTACCTGGCAGACGTCGAGGGCTTCTCCTACCAGGAGATAGCCGACATCATGAAGACCCCGGTGGGCACCGTCATGAGCCGTCTGCACCGTGGCCGACGGCTGCTGCGCGGTCTTCTCACCGATTACGCCCGGGAGCGCGGCCTCGCCGTCGCCCAGGCGACCGGCACAGGGAGCAAGAAATGA
- a CDS encoding META domain-containing protein, with protein MRFRKLSAVSGATALGLSVLLALSACAGGSSSGTDAEDDPATGPVPATAEQLVGTWVTGESYDSPELPFLTFAADGSWNGSDGCNGNSGEWSISSDGGLTTSAGLSTLMACSGAPLPKSLTKASKALIDDGSLLLTDGDGATIVTLVPSDDSTADATEGAAAGDDAGAVVGGAAGTWRAETPAGVDVHLTLAADGSVSGSDGCNTLTGSWTEADGVVTFGGLASTKKACEGVDTWLSRANALSFDGSSATVVDAAGAQIGTLRLEG; from the coding sequence ATGCGATTCCGCAAACTGTCCGCCGTCTCGGGCGCCACCGCCCTCGGGCTCTCGGTGCTGCTGGCGCTCTCCGCCTGTGCGGGCGGTTCCTCGTCGGGCACCGACGCGGAAGACGACCCCGCGACGGGCCCCGTTCCGGCCACCGCCGAGCAGCTCGTGGGCACCTGGGTGACCGGCGAGAGCTACGACTCGCCCGAGCTGCCGTTCCTGACCTTCGCCGCCGACGGCAGCTGGAACGGTTCCGACGGGTGCAACGGCAATTCGGGAGAGTGGTCGATCTCCTCCGACGGAGGCCTCACCACGAGTGCCGGACTCAGCACGCTGATGGCCTGCTCGGGCGCACCGTTGCCGAAGTCGTTGACGAAGGCGTCGAAGGCCCTGATCGACGACGGATCGTTGTTGCTCACCGACGGCGACGGCGCGACGATCGTGACCCTCGTCCCCTCCGACGACTCGACGGCTGACGCCACAGAGGGCGCCGCTGCGGGCGACGACGCGGGCGCGGTCGTCGGCGGCGCCGCCGGCACCTGGCGCGCGGAGACCCCTGCCGGGGTCGACGTGCACCTCACCCTCGCCGCCGACGGCTCGGTGTCGGGTTCCGACGGCTGCAACACCCTCACCGGCAGCTGGACGGAGGCCGACGGCGTCGTCACCTTCGGCGGCCTCGCCAGCACCAAGAAGGCCTGCGAGGGCGTCGACACCTGGCTGTCGCGCGCGAACGCTCTGAGCTTCGACGGGTCGTCGGCGACGGTGGTGGATGCGGCAGGCGCCCAGATCGGCACGCTCCGCCTCGAGGGCTGA